In Gadus chalcogrammus isolate NIFS_2021 chromosome 13, NIFS_Gcha_1.0, whole genome shotgun sequence, a single genomic region encodes these proteins:
- the LOC130401954 gene encoding E3 ubiquitin/ISG15 ligase TRIM25-like, which produces MSCTGETISAKNERESTCPICLQLFSEPMSLPCGHIYCLPCLQTMSAGLDQNNCPECQQEYGGTDALVKNMKMCSMVEAHKAALGSDVNANKSYLDCGKEMTATEHREVTCYCYQATEPAQSQLKEPEKQNPLEVQDGYRTELDSSGPLPVSPKQHLPTPPKPESNASKKTEMDEPKFRLASQLTELTVRLDMAECALRKEKEREEEVSAANEELRAAAAKLLHDIQALSLTYSEAVTQLIEGELSPGEGSLRTRVSQASQLTEQLRHTVLSAESLLTEDDKATFTEDLNLLQPRIVQLMSQPQAGEEAEPGTASKRNVSLACAKLEAANADFKAGTGDIHRALRNLLNPSEVTFDPDTAHPNLVLSGDMKTVTYGATKQAYPTSPERFTSFLQVLSSQSFSGGEHCWRVELEGAPWAIGVCYSGQLARSGLPSALESSRSSWCLMWSENRLRAFERGHDVPLKLTTLSRTLEVRLSFKSHSLSFYNVCLSGEKTHVYTFNAVLTEPVHVAYRMMSAHPKARITIGEALL; this is translated from the coding sequence ATGTCCTGTACTGGGGAAACCATCTCTGCCAAGAACGAGAGGGAGTCTACTTGTCCCATCTGCTTGCAGCTGTTCTCTGAGCCAATGTCTCTGCCCTGTGGACATATCTACTGTCTGCCATGTTTACAGACCATGTCTGCAGGACTTGATCAAAACAACTGCCCTGAATGCCAGCAGGAGTACGGTGGAACTGATGCCTTGGTGAAGAAcatgaaaatgtgcagcatggTTGAAGCACATAAAGCTGCTCTTGGAAGTGATGTCAATGCAAACAAATCATACTTAGACTGTGGCAAAGAAATGACCGCAACAGAACATAGAGAGGTAACATGCTATTGCTACCAAGCAACCGAACCAGCTCAGAGCCAATTAAAGGAGCCTGAGAAGCAGAATCCCCTGGAGGTCCAAGATGGCTACAGGACTGAGTTAGATTCCTCAGGGCCCCTACCCGTATCTCCTAAACAGCACCTGCCCACTCCACCTAAACCAGAAAGCAACGCATCAAAGAAAACGGAGATGGACGAACCTAAATTCCGACTGGCCTCCCAACTCACAGAGTTGACCGTCAGGTTAGACATGGCCGAGTGTGCtctgaggaaggagaaggaacgggaggaggaggtgagtgcCGCCAATGAGGAGCTGAGAGCGGCCGCAGCAAAACTTCTTCATGACATCCAAGCTCTGTCCCTGACCTACAGTGAGGCGGTGACCCAGTTAATCGAAGGAGAGCTGAGCCCGGGTGAGGGTAGCCTACGCACCAGGGTGAGTCAGGCTTCCCAGCTGACCGAGCAGCTGAGACACACAGTGCTCAGCGCAGAGTCCCTGTTGACCGAAGACGACAAAGCCACGTTCACCGAGGATCTGAACCTCCTGCAGCCACGCATCGTGCAGCTGATGAGCCAGCCTCAGGCGGGGGAAGAGGCGGAGCCCGGAACCGCATCGAAAAGGAACGTCTCACTCGCTTGCGCCAAGCTGGAGGCAGCAAACGCTGATTTCAAGGCGGGCACGGGAGACATTCACCGCGCGCTCCGGAACCTTCTCAACCCGTCGGAGGTGACCTTCGACCCGGACACCGCCCACCCCAACCTGGTGCTGTCGGGTGACATGAAGACGGTGACCTACGGTGCCACCAAGCAGGCCTATCCGACCTCTCCGGAGAGGTTCACCAGCTTCCTCCAGGTGCTCAGCAGCCAGAGCTTCTCCGGTGGGGAGCACTGCTGGCGGGTGGAGCTTGAAGGCGCCCCGTGGGCCATCGGCGTATGCTACAGCGGGCAGCTGGCCCGCAGCGGGCTGCCCAGCGCACTGGAGAGCAGCCGCAGCTCCTGGTGTCTGATGTGGTCCGAGAACCGCCTGAGGGCTTTCGAGCGGGGTCACGATGTGCCGCTGAAGTTAACCACACTGTCACGGACTCTGGAGGTGCGGCTGAGCTTCAAGAGCCACAGCCTCAGCTTCTACAATGTCTGCCTGAGCGGGGAAAAGACACACGTGTACACCTTCAATGCTGTCCTCACAGAGCCGGTTCACGTTGCGTACAGGATGATGTCCGCACACCCCAAAGCTCGTATCACTATTGGGGAGGCGTTACTGTAA
- the tpra1 gene encoding transmembrane protein adipocyte-associated 1 homolog, with protein MLDVVRFAQYNGSTTPSPLENISTFPTWQPDTEANISKPHRCLQVLYEDIGDSRVRFWDLLLLVPNVAFFIFLMWKLPSARAKIRLTSSPIFITFYLLVFVVAAVGITRAIVSMTVSASSAATIIDKVLWEITRFFLLAIELSVIILGLAFGHLESKSSIKRVLAITAVLALAYSITQGTLEIRYPDHHLSAEDFNIYGHGGRHFWLASSCFFFLVYSLIVILPKTPLRERLSLPSKKSFYVYAAVLSLLNLVQGLGSALLCAGIIEGLCCVDVTTFLYFSIFAPLIYITFLRRFFGSEPKILFSYKSQMDEPEDSDVHLPPTSAAGMGRKEQPDQGLYYSSTQIDGSGSATAGAYLDDVVSGSVFSINRWRPINV; from the exons ATGCTGGACGTAGTGAGATTTGCGCAATATAATGGCAGCACTACACCTTCGCCTTTGGAGAACATATCAACATTCCCGACCTGGCAGCCCGACACTGAGGCCAACATCTCTAAGCCCCACAGATGTCTTCAGGTTCTCTATGAGGACATTGGGGACTCAAG GGTGCGTTTCTGGGACCTGCTGTTGCTGGTGCCAAATGTGGCGTTTTTCATTTTCCTGATGTGGAAACTCCCCTCCGCCAGGGCCAAGATCCGCCTTACCTCCAGTCCCATCTTCATCACCTTTTACCTGCTG GTTTttgtggtggcggcggtgggaaTAACAAGGGCCATAGTATCCATGACAGTGAGCGCATCCAGCGCAGCCACTATCATAGACAAG GTGCTGTGGGAGATCACTCGGTTCTTCCTGCTTGCTATTGAACTGAGCGTCATCATCCTCGGCCTCGCTTTTG GGCACCTGGAGAGCAAGTCCAGTATAAAGCGCGTGCTGGCCATCACTGCTGTCCTCGCTTTGGCCTATTCGATTACACAG GGCACCCTTGAGATTCGGTATCCAGACCATCATCTGTCTGCGGAGGATTTTAATATCTATGGCCACGGAGGGAGACACTTCTGGTTAGCCAGTTCCTGCTTCTTCTTTCTG gtGTATTCCCTGATCGTCATCTTGCCTAAAACTCCATTAAGAGAACGGCTATCACTGCCAT CTAAGAAGAGTTTCTATGTGTATGCTGCCGTTCTCTCTTTGCTGAACCTCGTCCAGGGCCTGGGAAGTGCCCTGCTTTGTGCTGGGATCATAGAGGGACTATG CTGTGTGGACGTCACCACCTTCCTTTACTTCTCAATCTTCGCTCCTCTCATCTACATCACGTTCCTCCGGAGATTCTTTGG CTCAGAGCCCAAGATCCTGTTCTCCTACAAGTCCCAGATGGACGAGCCCGAGGATAGCGACGTCCACCTGCCTCCCACCTCTGCCGCCGGAATGGGCCGCAAGGAGCAGCCCGACCAGGGCCTCTACTACTCCTCCACGCAGATCGACGGCTCGGGGTCCGCAACGGCAGGGGCCTACCTGGACGACGTGGTCTCCGGCAGCGTCTTCAGCATCAACCGCTGGAGGCCTATCAACGTgtaa